A DNA window from Vigna unguiculata cultivar IT97K-499-35 chromosome 10, ASM411807v1, whole genome shotgun sequence contains the following coding sequences:
- the LOC114166611 gene encoding uncharacterized protein LOC114166611: MVVSARKKRVTDPFDEEAKARLVGGDHRQLSYTSSGSEHSGDEDSPCLSELVHDFLENNDDLDNNSEKNDFDSERVDSVSDCVDSVDELLMLMESNVSDSYKNLLLAHTSEAAEKFAFLKERNISTYLRNAMSFLRENGHNAAICKTRWDSSGGATAGNYEFIDVVPSGPSTWHKRYFVDLDFVGQFEIARPTKEYLEFLSYVPRIFVGTAEELKSTVRILCGVAKRCFRKRGLTVPPWRKYRYMQNKWFGSYRRTTNPVQGNPVLTSVSALGGAKCRFVGFDDSVSGRRGGVVVRTR, from the coding sequence ATGGTGGTTTCAGCAAGAAAGAAACGAGTTACTGACCCGTTCGACGAAGAAGCCAAAGCGCGTCTCGTTGGCGGCGACCACCGGCAACTAAGCTACACCAGCAGCGGGAGCGAACATTCCGGTGACGAGGACTCCCCGTGCCTCTCCGAACTCGTGCATGATTTCCTCGAGAACAATGACGACTTGGATAATAACTCAGAGAAGAACGACTTTGACTCGGAGCGAGTCGACTCGGTCTCTGATTGTGTAGACTCGGTGGATGAACTTCTTATGCTTATGGAATCCAACGTTTCCGACTCTTACAAAAACTTGCTTCTCGCGCACACTTCGGAGGCGGCGGAGAAGTTCGCGTTTTTGAAGGAACGAAACATTTCGACGTATCTGCGAAACGCGATGTCATTTTTGCGCGAGAACGGACACAATGCCGCGATTTGCAAAACGCGGTGGGATTCTTCCGGTGGTGCCACGGCGGGTAACTATGAATTTATCGACGTGGTTCCATCAGGACCGTCCACGTGGCATAAGAGGTACTTCGTGGACCTTGATTTCGTGGGCCAGTTCGAGATCGCACGGCCCACCAAGGAGTACCTAGAGTTTCTGAGCTACGTGCCTCGAATATTCGTTGGAACTGCAGAGGAGTTGAAAAGCACCGTTCGGATCTTGTGCGGTGTTGCGAAGCGTTGTTTTAGGAAACGAGGGTTAACTGTGCCTCCCTGGAGAAAATACCGGTACATGCAGAACAAGTGGTTTGGTTCTTATCGGAGAACCACGAACCCGGTTCAGGGAAATCCGGTTCTCACTTCCGTCTCTGCGTTGGGTGGTGCCAAATGTAGGTTCGTGGGGTTCGACGACTCTGTTTCTGGCAGACGCGGCGGTGTGGTTGTCCGTACGAGATGA